The Deltaproteobacteria bacterium genome has a segment encoding these proteins:
- a CDS encoding Coenzyme F420 hydrogenase/dehydrogenase, beta subunit C-terminal domain, translated as MDFKNVEEIASWRLCLGCGACAYACRSEKVRLVDIIQDGIRPVVGSGCDECGDCVQVCPGLETSHGAWPEHALRELRRGWGPVLDVWEGHASDTEIRFAGSSGGAATALALYCMERLGMHGALHSGAALDEPWRNKTVFSRTRDELTTRSGSRYSPASPCEGLASIEAAPSPSVFIGKPCDVAALRKAGEMRPGLKANTGLALSIFCAGTPSTIGTVELLKRHNVSAGELKSLRYRGMGWPGMWNASLKNGNEVKLSYMEAWGFLQKYRPLRCYLCPDGTGEFADISCGDPWYREAGETEPGLSMVVARTELGKKVIVSAMDAGYLKLRRIDPSLLGRSQANLLSKRSAIWGRLATMRIFGIPVPRLTGFSLFRNWLGLSMGEKARSFAGTARRVIKRRYYARARRVSQIEGKAGKYQPPERGLL; from the coding sequence ATGGATTTCAAAAACGTTGAGGAGATAGCATCGTGGCGCCTGTGCCTCGGGTGCGGCGCGTGCGCATACGCGTGCAGGTCCGAAAAGGTCCGTCTAGTCGACATAATCCAGGACGGGATACGGCCCGTGGTCGGGAGCGGATGCGACGAGTGCGGCGATTGCGTCCAGGTATGCCCCGGCCTGGAGACATCGCACGGGGCCTGGCCGGAGCATGCGCTCCGGGAGCTACGGCGCGGCTGGGGGCCGGTCCTGGATGTCTGGGAGGGCCATGCCTCCGACACTGAAATAAGGTTCGCCGGGTCGTCGGGTGGGGCAGCGACCGCGCTCGCACTCTACTGCATGGAAAGGCTCGGGATGCACGGCGCTCTTCACAGCGGGGCAGCCTTGGACGAGCCCTGGAGGAACAAAACGGTTTTCAGCAGGACGAGAGACGAGCTTACAACGCGCTCGGGTTCGAGGTACTCTCCGGCCTCGCCCTGCGAGGGGCTTGCGTCAATCGAAGCGGCCCCCTCACCTTCCGTCTTCATCGGCAAACCTTGCGACGTAGCCGCGCTGAGGAAGGCCGGCGAAATGAGGCCGGGCCTTAAGGCAAACACGGGCCTTGCGCTCTCGATATTCTGCGCGGGCACACCATCCACAATCGGCACTGTCGAGCTCCTTAAGAGGCATAACGTGTCCGCCGGAGAGCTAAAGAGTCTCAGGTACAGAGGCATGGGATGGCCCGGCATGTGGAACGCGTCGCTTAAAAACGGCAACGAGGTGAAGCTTTCCTACATGGAGGCCTGGGGCTTTCTCCAGAAGTACAGGCCTTTGAGATGCTATCTCTGCCCCGACGGCACCGGCGAGTTCGCTGATATCTCATGCGGCGACCCCTGGTACAGGGAGGCCGGGGAGACGGAGCCGGGGCTTTCGATGGTGGTTGCCAGGACCGAGCTCGGAAAAAAGGTAATAGTCTCGGCTATGGACGCGGGTTATCTCAAGCTCAGGAGGATAGACCCGTCACTTCTCGGCAGGTCGCAGGCAAACCTCCTCTCCAAGAGGAGCGCCATATGGGGCAGGCTCGCGACCATGCGAATATTCGGCATACCGGTCCCCAGGCTTACGGGCTTCAGCCTCTTCCGGAACTGGCTCGGCCTGTCCATGGGCGAAAAAGCACGGTCTTTCGCCGGAACGGCAAGGAGGGTCATCAAGCGGCGCTATTACGCCAGGGCAAGGCGTGTTTCACAGATAGAGGGGAAAGCAGGGAAATATCAACCACCTGAGCGAGGGCTCCTATGA
- a CDS encoding radical SAM protein, which translates to MKTERLFETPLTEEQQANSILNQREFREGSTVLKSYPRRIVFELTNRCNFQCIMCGREAVNFRVNDLPVDVVTAFEPFYSKTEEVTLHGWGEGTLHPKLPRILEYLNGFKRLRKYFVTNGSTIPKIKDLVFEHHMDLIAISLDGSTAATNDSIRKGGNFLREVDSVTALMEEKKRRGTSYPYVNFVFTAMKRNISELPGMVALAKRIGIPEVKVVYLTVFDENLAGESLLDMQETVREIFAAASELASAEGVKLKLPEIQGEGEAGNMPHKPCAFSWRDFYIGSDCFVRPCQSSSEKLFSLRDYATPAEAWNSAEMARMRASVNSEERMPPGCMNCYHSSCANWNLKSSFVQYGKAFAPEWLPVDTGEVVSEGLQAVVAEVKKP; encoded by the coding sequence ATGAAAACAGAAAGGCTTTTCGAGACACCGCTTACAGAAGAGCAGCAGGCGAACAGTATTCTTAACCAGAGGGAGTTCAGGGAAGGCTCTACCGTCCTCAAATCCTATCCCAGACGCATAGTATTCGAGCTCACTAACAGGTGCAACTTCCAGTGCATCATGTGCGGGCGGGAGGCCGTGAACTTCAGGGTGAACGACCTGCCGGTGGATGTCGTCACGGCGTTCGAGCCGTTCTATTCGAAGACCGAGGAGGTTACGCTCCACGGCTGGGGCGAGGGCACGCTTCATCCGAAGCTTCCCCGGATACTGGAATACCTGAACGGGTTCAAAAGGCTCCGGAAATACTTCGTCACGAACGGCAGCACTATCCCGAAGATAAAGGACCTCGTATTCGAGCACCACATGGACCTAATAGCAATTTCTCTTGACGGGTCCACGGCAGCCACCAACGATTCGATAAGGAAAGGCGGCAACTTCCTTCGGGAGGTCGATTCAGTGACGGCGCTCATGGAAGAAAAAAAGAGGCGCGGCACCTCCTACCCGTACGTGAACTTCGTATTCACAGCGATGAAGAGGAACATAAGCGAGCTCCCGGGCATGGTCGCTCTCGCAAAGAGAATCGGGATCCCGGAGGTGAAGGTGGTATACCTTACCGTCTTCGACGAAAACCTCGCCGGAGAATCCCTCCTGGACATGCAGGAGACGGTTAGGGAAATTTTCGCGGCCGCCTCGGAGCTCGCCTCAGCCGAGGGCGTTAAACTCAAGCTCCCTGAGATACAGGGCGAAGGCGAAGCGGGCAACATGCCCCATAAGCCGTGTGCCTTTTCCTGGAGGGACTTTTATATCGGAAGCGACTGCTTTGTCCGGCCCTGCCAGTCCTCTTCGGAAAAGCTCTTCAGCCTCCGTGATTACGCGACGCCGGCCGAGGCCTGGAACTCTGCCGAGATGGCCAGGATGCGAGCCTCTGTGAATTCGGAGGAACGGATGCCGCCGGGCTGCATGAACTGCTATCACAGCTCCTGCGCGAACTGGAACCTTAAGTCGAGCTTTGTGCAGTACGGCAAGGCGTTCGCGCCCGAGTGGCTGCCCGTCGATACGGGCGAAGTGGTCTCGGAGGGACTCCAGGCGGTCGTGGCAGAGGTAAAAAAGCCCTGA
- the rfbF gene encoding glucose-1-phosphate cytidylyltransferase has product MKVAILAGGLGSRLAEETELKPKPMVEVGGRPMLWHIMMYYSVYGFRDFAIALGYKGEYIKRWMKDYCALNSNMTVRTSTGKVEITGGDVPDWTVDLIDTGLNTMTGGRIKRLAPWTGNGTFMLTWGDGVSDIDLDALLEFHRSHGKLATLTAVRPPARFGHLEMDGSMVTEFSEKPQTSEGWINGAFFVLEPGVFDYIEGDETQFEKEPLENLAKDGELMAFTHTSFWQCMDTLRDKLHLEKLWTGGNAPWKKW; this is encoded by the coding sequence ATGAAGGTCGCCATACTCGCCGGGGGGCTGGGTTCGAGGCTCGCTGAAGAGACCGAGCTTAAGCCGAAACCCATGGTCGAGGTCGGCGGCCGCCCCATGCTCTGGCACATCATGATGTACTACTCCGTGTACGGCTTCAGGGATTTCGCAATCGCCCTCGGCTATAAGGGAGAGTACATCAAGAGGTGGATGAAGGACTACTGCGCGCTCAACAGCAACATGACCGTCAGGACGAGCACCGGCAAAGTGGAGATTACCGGAGGGGACGTGCCGGACTGGACCGTTGACCTCATAGATACCGGGCTCAACACCATGACCGGAGGCAGGATTAAGAGGCTCGCCCCATGGACCGGGAACGGGACGTTCATGCTCACCTGGGGCGACGGTGTTTCCGACATCGACCTCGACGCGCTCCTTGAATTCCACCGCTCGCACGGGAAGCTCGCCACGCTCACCGCCGTGAGGCCGCCCGCCAGGTTCGGGCACCTGGAGATGGACGGGAGCATGGTGACCGAGTTCTCCGAAAAACCGCAGACCTCCGAGGGATGGATCAACGGGGCCTTCTTCGTGCTCGAGCCCGGCGTTTTCGACTATATCGAGGGCGACGAGACGCAATTCGAGAAGGAGCCCCTCGAGAACCTCGCGAAAGACGGAGAGCTCATGGCCTTTACCCATACTTCCTTCTGGCAATGCATGGACACGCTGAGGGACAAGCTTCATCTCGAGAAGCTGTGGACTGGCGGCAATGCGCCGTGGAAAAAATGGTGA
- a CDS encoding class I SAM-dependent methyltransferase — MVNDAEGEMTENVSKCRSCGGIGLETVLDLGKTPLADALLTEEELGRPEPEYPLKAVFCRDCTLVQILETVPPEELFCRRYPYYSSFSDELLRHSRENALELMETRRLDEQSLVVEIASNDGYLLRNFVRKGIPCLGIDPAEGPAEAAERAGVPTHCAFFNAELAGKLRRMGKRADVVIANNVLAHVADSGSFLDGIRILLKDDGVAVIEAPYVRELVDKCEFDTIYHEHLCYFSATSVDRLLRSRGLFLNSVRRIPIHGGSLRLYIGLRDEPDASATGLLEEEKRDGVDGFSYYNDFAIKAENIKNGLRLMLKILKDGGNRIAAYGAAAKGATLLNYTGIGSDFIDFVVDRNIHKQGLYMPGKRIPIFAPEKLLEKRPDYVLILAWNFASEIISQQEAYRAAGGKFIVPIPEWKVT, encoded by the coding sequence ATGGTGAACGACGCGGAGGGTGAAATGACCGAAAACGTCTCAAAATGCCGCTCATGCGGCGGGATTGGACTCGAAACGGTGCTTGACCTCGGGAAAACGCCGCTTGCCGACGCGCTTCTTACAGAAGAGGAGCTTGGCCGTCCTGAGCCCGAGTACCCGCTTAAAGCCGTCTTCTGCCGCGACTGCACGCTCGTACAAATACTCGAGACGGTGCCGCCGGAGGAGCTCTTCTGCAGGAGATACCCCTACTACTCCTCTTTTTCCGACGAGCTTCTCAGGCACTCGCGGGAGAACGCGCTGGAACTCATGGAAACAAGACGGCTCGATGAACAGAGCCTTGTCGTTGAGATAGCGTCGAACGACGGATACCTACTCAGGAATTTCGTCCGGAAAGGCATACCCTGCCTCGGGATAGACCCGGCTGAGGGCCCGGCAGAGGCGGCCGAGAGGGCGGGAGTGCCCACGCACTGCGCCTTCTTTAACGCCGAGCTGGCAGGGAAACTCCGCAGAATGGGGAAAAGGGCGGACGTCGTCATAGCGAATAATGTGCTTGCCCATGTGGCCGATTCCGGAAGTTTTCTCGACGGGATAAGGATACTCCTCAAGGACGACGGCGTCGCGGTAATCGAAGCCCCCTATGTCAGGGAACTCGTGGATAAATGCGAGTTCGACACCATTTATCACGAGCACCTCTGTTATTTCTCCGCGACTTCTGTCGACCGTCTCCTCCGGAGCCGCGGCCTCTTTCTCAATTCCGTACGGAGGATACCCATCCACGGCGGCTCGCTACGGCTCTATATAGGACTCAGAGACGAGCCTGACGCCTCGGCAACGGGCCTTCTCGAGGAGGAAAAAAGAGACGGGGTGGACGGTTTTTCCTACTATAACGATTTCGCCATCAAGGCGGAAAACATAAAAAACGGCCTGAGGCTCATGCTCAAGATACTTAAAGACGGCGGCAACCGCATCGCCGCCTACGGTGCGGCCGCAAAGGGAGCGACACTCCTGAATTACACCGGTATAGGGAGCGACTTCATAGACTTCGTCGTGGACAGGAACATCCACAAGCAGGGGCTTTACATGCCGGGCAAGCGCATCCCCATATTCGCCCCGGAAAAGCTCCTTGAGAAGAGGCCCGATTATGTCCTTATACTCGCATGGAATTTCGCATCCGAGATAATAAGCCAGCAGGAGGCGTACAGGGCCGCCGGCGGAAAGTTCATAGTGCCCATTCCTGAATGGAAGGTAACCTGA
- a CDS encoding methyltransferase domain-containing protein, producing MAPALPAPGPAGCPGCGSAETLDFYSFSGAPVHSVLLFATREASIEYPRGDIRLAFCAKCGFIWNCSYNAALQEYSERCEETQGFSETYNGFARRLATDLIEKYGLRGKHILEIGCGKGEFLNLLCELGGNTGKGFDPAFREDRLAQPDGVSFVKDFYSEKYSDEPADFMVCKMTLEHIGETAKFISIIRRALGEKETRVFFQVPDVTRVLRELAFWDVYYEHCSYFSPGSLGRLFRASGFEVTGITRGYGDQYLFLEAVPSAGKASPPLPIEEEPSELRNAVTFFSENVIQKTALWRHKLREFGKSGYRTVLWGSGSKGVAFLTTLGITDEIKYVVDVNPRRCGTFMPGTGHEIVSPGFAARYKPDAVILMNPVYRSEVVLELERLGHSAEVLTV from the coding sequence ATGGCGCCTGCACTGCCAGCCCCAGGCCCGGCAGGATGCCCGGGCTGCGGGTCCGCCGAGACCCTCGATTTTTATTCGTTCAGCGGCGCCCCGGTGCATTCCGTGCTGCTCTTCGCGACCAGGGAGGCGTCGATTGAATATCCCAGGGGCGATATAAGGCTCGCGTTCTGCGCAAAGTGCGGTTTCATATGGAACTGCTCCTACAATGCCGCACTGCAGGAGTACTCTGAAAGATGCGAGGAGACCCAGGGGTTTTCGGAAACATATAACGGCTTCGCGCGCCGCCTCGCCACGGACCTCATAGAAAAATACGGCTTGAGGGGCAAGCACATCCTGGAGATAGGATGCGGGAAGGGCGAGTTCCTCAATCTACTCTGCGAACTCGGCGGCAATACCGGCAAGGGCTTCGACCCCGCGTTCAGGGAGGACCGCTTAGCGCAACCGGACGGGGTTTCGTTCGTGAAGGACTTCTACTCGGAAAAATACTCGGACGAACCCGCCGACTTCATGGTCTGTAAGATGACGCTCGAGCACATCGGGGAGACGGCGAAGTTCATCTCTATCATCCGGAGGGCGCTGGGAGAAAAGGAGACACGAGTCTTCTTCCAGGTCCCAGACGTAACGAGGGTCCTCCGGGAACTTGCCTTCTGGGACGTCTACTACGAGCACTGCTCGTATTTCAGCCCCGGTTCTCTCGGAAGGCTATTCAGGGCATCGGGATTCGAAGTGACCGGCATAACCCGGGGCTATGGCGACCAGTACCTTTTCCTCGAGGCCGTCCCGTCCGCCGGAAAGGCCTCGCCACCCCTCCCCATAGAGGAAGAGCCGTCCGAGCTCAGGAACGCCGTGACCTTCTTTTCGGAAAACGTCATCCAGAAAACGGCGCTATGGCGGCATAAACTCAGGGAATTCGGGAAATCCGGGTACAGGACCGTCCTCTGGGGCTCGGGCTCAAAGGGGGTCGCGTTCCTCACGACACTCGGCATAACCGACGAGATAAAGTACGTGGTGGACGTAAACCCGCGGAGGTGCGGCACCTTTATGCCCGGAACAGGGCACGAGATAGTTTCTCCCGGTTTCGCCGCCCGCTACAAGCCCGATGCCGTGATCCTCATGAACCCCGTATACAGGAGCGAGGTCGTACTGGAGCTTGAGCGGCTCGGTCATTCCGCAGAGGTCCTTACGGTATAA
- a CDS encoding methyltransferase domain-containing protein → MESAKKTCPVCRSECVSVFAEMAGMPVHCNILWHTRESALKARRGDIKLGFCSGCGHIFNTGFDPEAVKYSQEYENSLHFSPFFQDYARSLAVKLIEKFNLYGKDIIEIGCGKGDFLVLLSELGGNRGVGFDASYVHERLEHRDNKVVFIQDLYSEQYSDYKGDLICSRQVLEHIESPREFLDKMRKAIGDRSDTVVFFEVPNVLYTFRELAIWDIIYEHYSYFSAISLAELLSLAGFRAVSFEESFEGQFLCAEAFPSCGPENAVLPVPGFSLSDLKTAVAAFSRRYTGKILAWKNELERLRVKGQKAVLWGGGSKGVSFLNALGVTGQISHVIDINPHKHGKYIPGTGQEIGPPEFIREYSPDIIIVMNPNYIGEIWQMVKGMGLSCSILCA, encoded by the coding sequence ATGGAAAGCGCCAAAAAGACATGTCCGGTCTGCAGGTCGGAATGCGTTTCCGTTTTTGCGGAAATGGCCGGAATGCCGGTCCACTGCAACATCCTGTGGCACACGCGCGAAAGCGCCCTCAAGGCCCGAAGGGGCGACATAAAGCTCGGGTTCTGCAGCGGCTGCGGCCACATCTTCAACACGGGATTCGACCCTGAAGCCGTAAAATACTCGCAGGAATACGAGAACTCGCTCCACTTCTCGCCTTTTTTCCAGGACTATGCGAGATCGCTGGCCGTAAAGCTCATCGAAAAGTTCAACCTTTACGGAAAGGACATAATAGAAATAGGCTGCGGCAAGGGCGACTTCCTTGTGCTGCTGAGCGAGCTGGGCGGGAATAGGGGCGTTGGCTTCGACGCGAGCTACGTCCACGAGAGGCTTGAGCACAGGGACAACAAGGTCGTATTCATCCAGGACCTCTACTCCGAACAGTACTCCGATTATAAGGGCGACCTCATCTGCAGCCGCCAGGTGCTCGAGCATATCGAGTCGCCAAGGGAGTTCCTGGACAAGATGAGGAAGGCCATCGGCGACAGGAGCGATACCGTGGTCTTTTTCGAGGTCCCGAACGTCCTCTATACCTTCAGGGAGCTCGCGATATGGGACATAATCTACGAGCACTATTCCTACTTCAGCGCCATCTCCCTTGCCGAGCTCCTTTCATTGGCCGGTTTCAGGGCGGTAAGCTTCGAGGAGTCGTTCGAGGGCCAGTTCCTCTGCGCCGAAGCCTTCCCGTCCTGCGGGCCGGAGAATGCGGTGCTTCCCGTGCCGGGCTTCAGCCTGAGCGACTTGAAGACCGCGGTAGCCGCCTTTTCAAGAAGGTACACTGGAAAGATACTCGCGTGGAAAAACGAGCTTGAGCGGTTACGCGTTAAAGGACAGAAGGCCGTCCTCTGGGGCGGCGGGTCCAAGGGAGTTTCATTCCTTAACGCGCTAGGCGTTACAGGCCAGATAAGCCACGTAATAGACATTAACCCGCACAAGCACGGGAAGTACATACCAGGCACCGGGCAGGAGATCGGCCCCCCCGAGTTCATCCGGGAGTACTCGCCCGACATCATCATAGTCATGAACCCCAACTACATAGGCGAGATATGGCAGATGGTCAAGGGAATGGGCCTTTCGTGCAGCATACTGTGCGCGTGA
- a CDS encoding glycosyltransferase: MEKTPKVSIGLPVYNAERFLRDSVESILGQTFGDFELIISDNASTDSTFGICSEYAARDRRIRLHRNARNLGAADNFNRVFRLSRAEYFKWAAYDDVCSPHLLERCIEVLDSEPRIVLCYPKTVLIDENGKEIGKYDDRLHIPYNRPHERLRHYLTKVNLANAVFGVMRSSVLRETKLLGKYFGADYVLLMEVILRGRFHELQEHLFMRRDHEKNSRRLPRKEIAVWWDSSRRSIYKFIQSKLVTEQFIAINRASLGWYEKGLCFAQISRWVVRQFKAKGGRYKAHLKQRLQLPGA, translated from the coding sequence ATGGAAAAGACCCCGAAAGTCAGCATAGGGCTGCCTGTCTACAACGCCGAGCGCTTCTTAAGGGATTCCGTCGAGTCCATCCTCGGGCAGACATTCGGAGATTTCGAGCTCATCATCTCCGATAACGCCTCGACCGACTCGACCTTCGGCATCTGCTCGGAGTACGCCGCCCGCGACCGGAGGATAAGGCTCCACAGGAACGCGCGTAACCTCGGGGCCGCGGACAACTTCAACCGCGTTTTCCGCCTTTCGCGCGCCGAATATTTCAAATGGGCCGCCTATGACGACGTCTGCTCGCCGCATCTCCTGGAGAGGTGCATCGAGGTCCTCGATTCCGAGCCCAGAATCGTCCTCTGCTACCCGAAGACCGTCCTCATAGACGAGAACGGCAAGGAGATCGGGAAATACGACGACAGGCTCCACATACCTTACAACAGGCCCCACGAGCGCCTGCGCCACTATCTTACGAAAGTGAACCTCGCGAATGCGGTATTCGGAGTAATGCGCTCGTCCGTCCTCAGGGAGACCAAGCTCCTGGGGAAGTACTTCGGTGCGGACTACGTCCTCCTCATGGAGGTAATCCTGAGGGGCAGGTTCCACGAGCTACAGGAGCACCTGTTCATGAGGCGGGACCATGAGAAGAACTCAAGGAGATTGCCGAGGAAGGAGATAGCAGTATGGTGGGACTCGTCGCGGAGGAGCATCTATAAGTTCATACAGAGCAAACTCGTGACGGAGCAGTTCATTGCGATAAACAGGGCCAGCCTCGGATGGTACGAGAAAGGGCTCTGCTTCGCCCAGATATCGAGGTGGGTCGTGAGGCAGTTCAAGGCCAAGGGCGGCAGGTACAAGGCCCACTTAAAACAGCGCCTGCAGCTCCCCGGCGCTTAA
- the xrt gene encoding exosortase encodes MTAESRMAGETPGTGARTRVVGIVFFSIGIAAAFSEHLALLYELAMDSELYSHIVLIPFLSAYLLYSRRKEILSSAAYGPFYGIPVLLAGAAVFIAGRSVFADGGSFHLAAMVLSAVVFWIGGFVTVFGGPAAKEALFPLLFLLFAVPVPEAALDPLIRLLQNGSADAAWFFLSASGSPVEREGLFFHLPGLTIEVARECSGIRSSLVLFIAGVMASNMFLRTWPGRLAFVAALFPIAVVKNGVRITALTLAGYHIDERMLYGTLHTRGGILFFLLALLMAGVVLWALMKIEKKAARGG; translated from the coding sequence ATGACAGCGGAAAGCCGGATGGCGGGAGAGACCCCCGGCACGGGCGCGAGGACGAGGGTAGTGGGCATCGTCTTTTTCAGCATTGGGATCGCGGCGGCCTTCTCCGAGCACCTTGCGCTGCTATATGAGCTGGCGATGGACAGCGAGCTCTATTCACACATAGTGCTCATACCCTTTCTCAGCGCCTACCTCCTTTACTCGAGGAGAAAGGAGATACTCTCGAGCGCCGCTTACGGGCCGTTTTACGGCATCCCGGTCCTCCTTGCCGGGGCCGCCGTCTTCATAGCCGGAAGAAGCGTATTCGCGGACGGCGGCAGCTTCCATTTGGCAGCGATGGTCCTCTCGGCCGTCGTCTTCTGGATAGGCGGCTTTGTGACCGTCTTCGGCGGCCCCGCGGCAAAGGAGGCCCTCTTTCCGCTCCTTTTCCTCCTCTTTGCCGTTCCAGTGCCGGAAGCGGCGCTCGACCCGCTTATAAGGCTTCTTCAAAATGGCTCGGCCGATGCCGCGTGGTTTTTCCTGAGCGCCTCGGGGTCGCCGGTCGAGAGGGAGGGCTTATTCTTCCACCTCCCCGGGCTTACCATCGAGGTCGCAAGGGAGTGCAGCGGCATACGCTCCAGCCTGGTCCTTTTCATCGCGGGAGTGATGGCCTCGAACATGTTCCTCCGGACCTGGCCAGGCAGGCTGGCCTTTGTGGCTGCCCTCTTTCCCATAGCCGTCGTAAAGAACGGCGTCAGGATAACAGCGCTCACGCTTGCCGGATACCATATAGACGAACGCATGCTCTACGGGACCCTGCACACGAGGGGCGGGATACTTTTCTTCCTTCTTGCTCTCCTCATGGCCGGCGTTGTCCTGTGGGCGCTTATGAAAATAGAAAAAAAAGCCGCAAGGGGCGGCTAG
- a CDS encoding fibronectin type III domain-containing protein encodes MPKSVKLISLSAAAVIAVLLLVAPPALAGEAILKWTAPSTNTDGSALTDLAGFKVHYGTQSRSYSKTVDIGNVAAYTVQDLAAGSTYYFSVTAYNSAGRESTYSNEVSKNIPSDTTGPALTGIYAADVTHSGAVINWVTDEPATSQVEYGTTTSYGSSTSVDQALKTAHTMALAGLEPGTAYNYRVISSDGSGNRTVSGNFKFTTAPAPDTAPPVVSNLLVKDVTNSSALVTWTTDEPATTQVDFGLSGSFTSSTPLDGSLTTVHSVLLEGLQSYTAYGYRAVSTDAAGNTAVSAAKTFTTSNQAPAINSFSSSALSGAAPLQVQLSAEAADADGFIVSYEWDFDGDGVYDADTGSVPSAPYTYQSAGTYSPRVRAKDNGGSMVASEPLTISVDSASNKPPVVISLVGTVSQEGSSVSIKFDVKATDPNGVIVKFEWDFDGNGVIDAVTTTVPAKFTYSSPGTYSPVVKVTDDQGGTARATTTVEVPAASVSGGSSASTGAPESKGGCFIATAAYGSYLEPEVMVLREFRDGVLLPNPIGRAFVDFYYRVSPPVADFIARHEVLRTATRTVLTPIVYGVKYPLLSVSFSVLAVGAAVIAGKRRRGK; translated from the coding sequence ATGCCTAAATCAGTAAAGCTAATCTCGCTCTCGGCTGCCGCGGTCATTGCGGTCCTTTTGCTTGTTGCGCCGCCTGCGCTCGCGGGCGAGGCAATTCTCAAGTGGACCGCGCCGAGCACGAACACGGACGGCTCGGCGCTTACGGACCTGGCCGGCTTCAAGGTCCATTACGGCACGCAGTCCAGGTCCTATTCGAAGACGGTCGATATCGGCAATGTGGCGGCCTACACCGTCCAGGACCTCGCGGCAGGCAGCACCTATTATTTCAGCGTTACGGCCTACAACTCCGCTGGCCGGGAAAGCACCTATTCAAACGAGGTCTCAAAGAACATTCCGTCCGACACCACCGGTCCGGCCCTGACAGGCATTTACGCGGCCGACGTCACTCATTCAGGCGCGGTCATAAACTGGGTGACGGACGAGCCGGCTACTTCTCAGGTCGAGTACGGCACGACCACTTCCTACGGCAGTTCGACCTCCGTAGACCAGGCCCTTAAGACGGCGCATACCATGGCCCTTGCCGGGCTCGAGCCGGGCACCGCTTACAATTACAGGGTGATAAGCTCGGACGGGTCGGGCAACAGGACCGTTTCGGGGAATTTCAAATTCACGACGGCGCCGGCCCCTGACACCGCCCCGCCTGTCGTCTCGAACCTCCTCGTTAAGGACGTGACCAATTCTTCGGCGCTTGTCACGTGGACGACCGACGAGCCTGCGACCACGCAGGTGGATTTCGGGCTCTCAGGGTCATTTACGTCCTCAACGCCCCTTGACGGTTCCCTTACCACCGTCCATTCGGTCCTTCTCGAGGGGCTTCAGAGCTACACGGCCTACGGCTACAGGGCGGTTTCGACCGACGCCGCAGGCAACACGGCCGTGAGCGCGGCAAAGACCTTCACTACCTCGAACCAGGCGCCGGCCATTAACTCTTTCAGCTCGTCTGCGCTCTCAGGGGCCGCCCCGCTGCAGGTCCAGCTGTCCGCCGAGGCAGCCGACGCCGACGGTTTCATCGTCAGCTATGAATGGGATTTCGACGGAGACGGCGTTTACGACGCCGATACCGGCTCAGTCCCCTCGGCGCCGTATACCTATCAGTCTGCGGGGACCTATTCGCCCAGGGTGAGGGCAAAGGACAACGGCGGAAGCATGGTCGCATCAGAGCCGCTTACCATTTCGGTAGACTCGGCTTCAAACAAGCCGCCGGTGGTCATATCGCTGGTCGGCACCGTGTCCCAGGAGGGTTCTTCGGTCTCCATCAAGTTCGACGTGAAGGCGACCGACCCCAACGGGGTCATAGTGAAGTTCGAGTGGGACTTCGACGGCAACGGCGTTATAGACGCGGTCACGACTACCGTTCCGGCCAAGTTCACATACAGCTCGCCCGGCACATACAGTCCGGTCGTGAAGGTGACTGACGACCAGGGCGGTACGGCCAGAGCGACCACGACAGTGGAAGTCCCGGCGGCATCCGTCTCAGGCGGGTCGTCTGCGTCTACGGGCGCCCCTGAATCCAAAGGCGGCTGCTTCATTGCAACGGCTGCCTACGGAAGCTACCTGGAGCCCGAGGTCATGGTGCTCCGCGAGTTCAGGGACGGCGTCCTCTTGCCGAACCCGATAGGCAGGGCGTTCGTGGACTTCTACTACAGGGTGTCCCCGCCTGTCGCGGACTTCATAGCCAGGCACGAGGTGCTCCGCACGGCAACGAGGACCGTTCTGACTCCGATAGTGTACGGGGTCAAGTACCCGCTCCTTTCGGTCTCGTTCTCGGTCCTTGCCGTCGGGGCGGCCGTCATAGCCGGCAAAAGGAGGAGAGGGAAGTAA